CGCAGCAGAAAAGACCGCGTTCGAGGGCAATCTCGCACTCACACAAGGGTTCGGCATCGCCCTCCATTGTGCCACCTGTGTACTGTTCTTCGTGCTACTGCGTCAGATCGCGAATATCGTTCGGCCACCGAGTGAGGGCTCGGCCACATCCGACCCCGGACGCGACTACCTCATCTACGCCACGCTCGCGTTCTTCGCGCTCAACCCGTGCGGTCAGGAACTCGTCATCTGGAGCCACCTGCACGGTTACTTGCTGTTCCTGCTATTTCTCCTCGGGTCCGTGAGCTGTCTGTTCCGATACGCAAGCGGAGTGCAAAATGGCACCCCCGCACGCGGATACCTCTGGGGGACGTGGGCACTGGCACTTCTTTCGGCGTTCACTTACGAGTTGGGCCAACTCTACGCCGTCCTTGCCGGTGCGTTTACGGCGGCTGTGCTGCTCCCACAAATCGGAAAGAAGCGCGCGGCACTCGTGATTGCGGCGTTCGCGTCGATCATAGTCATCTACCAAACAACGAACCGAATCGACCTACACGCCCACCGCGGAAACTACGTCGCCGACAATCTGGGACCGGCCATCGTGGACCAGGCGCTCACGCGCGCGACGCTGGAACACTCCGTGCGCTACGGGAGCTACACTGCGGTCCAGCCGTTCTTCCCCTCGCTGGTCCAGACGACGTACAGCGGGCAGCGCCTCCAGATCGCAGAGAGCCTGGAGTGGAAGATCCGGCTGCGGTTCCTGTCGCCGGCAGTGGCAACATCGATCGCCGTACTCGGGGCCGCCGTAATCCTGGGACTTGTGGGTCTGTGGCGACTCGTTGGCACACGGGCACGGTTACCGCTGCTCACGTTGTTGTTGCCGACCGTGCTGTACGCCGCTTACGGCGCGATGACCGTACTCGGCCGAATGAACATGCGCCCCAGCCCGTTTATCCTCAGTTCGAACTCGTACTACGCCTACACTGCGCTGCTGTTTGGGCTGCTGGCAGTGTCGGCCGCGTGGTTCGCGGTCGGTTCGTGGGGTGGTCGCATTCGCACCGGGTTGGTGATCGGACTTCTCGCCCTCAGCACCCTGGGGGCCGAGCACATCCGCGATGCAAACCTCACTGTAACGCAGCAAGAACAAGAACTGACCCGCGCGTTACGGGCCGTCCAAACGTTCGTGGACGCACACCGGCGCGAACCGGGCTTCAGCTTCGAGATCGATTACGCAGCGTCCGATCCCGTGGTGAAGATCCACAACCGCCGCACCACGCAGATCGTGTTTAACGAATGGATGTCCGCGCCCCAACCGCGGTATCGAGTCACGATCCGGGACGGTAAAATCCAAATCCAACCCGCTTCCGTTGCGTCCGCGCCTGCCCGATAGTTTTCGAGGTGCTGTGGGATGCGACAATAACAATCCGCAAGTCGTAACAACGTAATAATTTATCTCGTCGTCGGTTCGCGCGGGTTTGCTCGCGGTGCGAACCGATTCTACGTTTGGGGCACACAACGCTGAAGGACAGCACCCCAATGCCCGTTCTCTCCCACCCAAAACCCACCGACCGCGCACCGATTCCGTGTACCCGGGACATCGTCCTGTCGGACCTGGAGCGCGTCGAATCGTACCCCATGCTGTCGGACTCGGCCGTCCGAGCGGCGGCCCTGGCGAGCACCCCGGACGCATCGGCGGCCGAGGTCGCGGCCGTCATCCGCCGGGACAGTGTACTCACGGCGGCCGTTCTTCGTGTCGCGAACACGTGGACGTACCGCGGACGGGCGGAAGTCGGGGACGTGCTTCAGGCCGTCCTCCGAATCGGGCTGAAAGAGTGCGCGACCCTGGTTTGCGCGATCGGAATGCGAAACCTGTACAAGAGCCACCCGCCGGAAGTCCAGAAGCGGTGCGACGTGTTGCTCCGGCACTCGCTGTTCGTGGCCCAGGTCGCGGCGGGGCTGGCGCGACTCACCGGGGCCGAATTCGAGGGAACGGAGTTCACCGCGGGGTTGCTGCACGACATCGGTCGGATCGTAGCCACCGTCAAGGTGCCCGAAACGGCCGAATCCGCGGACCCACTCGATTTCCGTGAAGACGATGACACACTCGCCCATGAGCGGAACGTGCTGGGCATCGACCACTGTGCCATCGGGTACCAGTTCGCGACCCAGAACTCGTTGCCCGAGCCGGTCGTTCGGGTGATCCTGAACCACCACCGGCCCGGGGAAGAGAAGCTCCACCGCGAACTCGTCGCTCTCCTTTCCGCGGCTGATGCGCTCGCCAACTACGTTCAGGACAAACACAAGGTCGCCGGGTTCGAGCCCGCGCGCCACTCGGCCTTCGCCATCCTGGTGACCGGCTGGCCCTCCGACCGCAAAGCGAAGTTCCGCAGCGCGTTCCCGGGCACGGTCGTCCAGGCGCTCCGGGACACCCGCGCGATGCTCAAAGCCTTCACACCCAGCGAGTGAACGGCCAGCGGATCGGGTCGGCCCCGCGGGGCGAACGCCTCATCGCTCGCAGAGCGAATCACGAGCGCCTGTAGACTTTCGCGAACCCGATCGGCACAATCGGGCTATTCTCCTGTCGCGAAAGCGAGCCCGCGATGCCGCTCCCCTCCTATGCGCACGGCGCGTCCCCGGTTCCGCTACTCGGCGAAACGATCGGCGCGAACTTGCGTCGGACCGTCGAGCAGTTCGGCGGGCGCGATGCGCTCGTCGTGCGGCACCAGAACTTCCGCGCGACCTACCGCGAATTGTGGGAGCTGGTCGCGCGCGCAGCCTATGGATTGATCGCGCGCGGGGTGAAAACCGGTGATCGCGTCGGGATCTGGGCACCCAATCGCTTCGAGTGGGTCGTGCTGCAATACGCGACCGCGCGCATCGGCGCGATCCTCGTGAACATTAATCCTGCGTACAAGGCCACCGAACTGGAATACGCGCTGAACAAGAGCGGCGTCGCCCTGCTCTGTTTGGCCCGCGGGTTCCGGCAAACGGATTACCTCGCGATCTTGAACCAAGTCCGCGACCGCTGTCCCGCGCTGCGTGCGGCACTCGTCATCGACTCCGAATGGGACGCCCTGCTCGCGGGCGCAGAAGCGACCAGCGAAGAGCGGCTCACAGAGATCGAAACCAAGCTCCAGTTCGATGACCCGATCAACATTCAGTACACGTCCGGCACGACGGGCTTCCCCAAAGGCGCGACGCTGTCGCACCACAACATCCTGAACAACGCCTTCTTCACCGCGGAGGGCCTCGGCTACACGGAACGCGACCGCGTCTGCGTGCCGGTGCCGTTCTACCACTGCTTCGGAATGGTGCTCGGGAACCTCGCGTGTACCACCCACGGCGCGTGCATCGTCGTGCCCGCGGAGTCGTTCGACCCGCTCGCGGTGCTGGAAACGGTTCAAGCCGAGCGCTGCACGTCACTCTACGGCGTGCCGACCATGTTCATCGCGGAACTCAACCACCCGCGGTTCGGCGAGTTCAACCTGTCTTCGCTCCGCACCGGTATCACCGCCGGCGCGCCGTGCCCGATCGAGGTGATGAAACAGATACAAACGCGGATGCACATGCGCGAAATCACCAACGTGTGCGGCATGACGGAAACGTCACCGGCTTCAACACAGACCGGCCGCGACGACCCGCTCGAAAAGCGCGTCGCGACCGTCGGGCGCCCGGTTCCCCACGCCGAGATCAAGATCATCGATCCCGCAACGGGAGCCGTCGTTCCGCGGGGCGTGCCGGGCGAGCAATGTACGCGCGGGTACATGGTGATGCTGGGCTACTGGGACGACCCGGACGCGACCGCCCGCGCCATCGATTCCACCGGGTGGATGCACACCGGCGATCTCGCGGTCATGGACGACGAGGGGTATGTGAGCATCGTCGGCCGGCTCAAGGACGTCATCATTCGCGGCGGCGAAAACGTGTACCCGCGCGAGGTCGAAGAGTTCCTGCACACGATCCCCGGCGTCGCGGAGGCCCAGGTGATCGGCATCCCGTGCCCGAAGTACGGCGAAGAGGTCATGGCCTGGGTGCGGCTCCAGATCGGTGCGATCCTGACCGGAGACGACCTCTTCCTGGCCTGTCACGGGCGCATCGCAACGTACAAGATCCCGCGCCACTGGAAGTTCGTAGACACCTTCCCGATGACCGTTACGGGTAAGGTGCAGAAGTTCCGCATGCGCGAACTCGCGACCGCAGAACTACGCGGTGCGAGCGCGTAGAGAGCGCTTGCCTTTCGTGGAACCACAACCGACAATCCACCGATTCCTACCTCACTCGCTCGTCCCACGCGCAGAGTCAGCACATGACCCCGATCGTCTTTTCCGCCCTCGTCGCGCTCGCGACCGCCGCTCCACCGCCGACCGAGAAGATCGACCACTGGGTGCCCGCGACCGCGCACGCGATCCCGAAAGAAACGGCCCCCGAAGGCGAGGGCTATTTCTCGATCATCGAGGGGCACAACGGGAAGCTCTACATCGGCACGCACGCGAACGGCGTAAACGCCTGGCTCGTCGAGTTCGACCCGAAAACGAAGCAAATGAAGGTGGTCGTCGATTGCCACAAGGTGATCGGAAAAGACCTCAAGGGGTTCGGTTCACAGGCCAAGATCCACACGCGAAACAACGTCGGTGCGAGCGGGAAAATCTACTTCGGCACCAAGCAGGGGTACCCCGACAAGTCCGAGACGCGCGAAGACTACCCCGGCGGGTACCCGATGGTCTACGACCCGAAGACCGGCGAAACGAAGGTGTACGACATCCCGGTGAAGCACCACGGGATCAACAGCATCACGCCCGACGAGAGCCGCGGAGTCGCGTACATTTCGACGTGCTCGGACGGGCGCCCCGGACCCGGCGAAAGTTCGATCTTCCTCGTTCTCGACCTGAAGACGGGCAAGTACCGCGAACTGATCGACACAAAACACATCTACGGCTTCATCGTGCTGGACCACCTGGGCCGCGCCTATCACCCGCTGTTGGGCGGCGAAATCGCGCGCTACGATCCGAAGACCGACAAGCTCGACAAGTTGAAGCAGACCATCGACGGGAAAGAGCCGAAGCTCGATCCGAACCTGGTGGAGCAGCCGCGAGGCCACCCCATTAATTGGGACACGTCGCCCGACGGCAAGACGCTCTACTGCGTGCCGATGAGCAGCAACCACCTGTACGCCTACGACCTGACTGCCGCGGGCGACACGCTCCCGGGGCGCGACCTCGGCCCACTCGTGCCAGGCGCAAAGGGGACGGATTGCAGGGCGATGTGCGTCGGGCCGAAGGGGGACGTGTGGGTTTCCGTCACACGATCGAGCGCGTGGGGAATCAACCTGCACCACGCGGTGAGCTACGCGCCCGGCACCGGGGCACCCAAGGATCACGGGCCGGTCGCAATTAAGAACCCCGATTACACCGCGTTCGTGGGGAAAGACGGCAAACCGCTCCCGTACCACGCGGGCACGTTCAAAACGCCCGAAGGCGTCACGACTTCGCGCTACGTTACGCTCGGCGTTTGCCAAACGAAGGCGGGTGGTGTGTATGTGCTGATGCTCAGTCCGTACACGGTGCTGGAACTCGCCCCCAAAGCCGTCCCGACCGCGAACACGTCCGAAAGCAAGGACGAACTGTTCGTTGCGAAGCCGCTTACCGAGAAGAACAGTTTCACACCCGGGATCGAAGGCCCGGCGTGCGACGCGGCCGGGAATCTTTACGTTGTGAATCTGAAGAAGAACGGCGACATCGCGCGCGTCACGCCCGACGGCAAAACGGAAGTGTTCGTGGAGCTACCGAACAAGAGCGTCGGGAACGGCATCGTGTTCGACAAGAACGAGTTCATGTTCGTAGCGGATTACACAGGGCACAACGTCCTCAAGATCGACCCGAAGACGAAGAAGATCGAGGTATTCGCCCACGAACCGACCATGAACCAGCCGAACGATCTCGCCATCGCGCCGGACGGCACCCTGTACGCGAGCGACCCCAATTGGGGAAAAAGCACGGGTCAACTCTGGAAGATCAGCACGAACGGAAAAATCACGAAAGTGGCGAGCGACATGGGCACCACGAACGGCATCGAGGTGAGCCCGGACGGGAAGCTACTCTACGTTAACGAAAGCGCGCAGCAAAACGTGTGGTCGTTCCCGATCAAGACGGATGGGAGCCTCGGCGAAAAGACGCTCCTGAAGAAGTTCGACGACCACGGCTTCGACGGCATGCGCTGCGACACCGCCGGCAACCTGTACATCACGCGATACGGTGCGGGTACGGTGGTGAAGCTCTCCCCGGAGGGCAAAATCCTGAAGGAAATCGCCGTGTTGGGCAAGCAGCCGAGCAACATCTGCTTCGGCGGCCCCGACGGTCGCACCGCTTACGTAACTGAGGTGGAGTTCAACCGCGTCGTGCAGTTTCGCGTTGATACTCCGGGGCTCGCGTGGGAGCGGGCACAGAAGCTCGAACCGGGAACGGTCGAACTCTTCAACGGCAAGGATCTGACCGGGTGGGGCTACAAGTCGGGTGACAAGTTCGAGTCGTTCGACGGCAAAATAGAAGCGTCCGACAAGCGCTACACCGCGAAGGACGGCGTTCTGACCGTGAACCCCGGGAAGGGACTTCAGCAACTCTGGACCGGTGCGAAGTTCCCCAAAGACTTCGAGCTGCGCCTGGAGTTCCGCGCGGCGGTGAACGCGGACAGCGGGCTGTTCGTTCGCGGACCACAACTCCAGGTGCGGGACTACTTCGTTGCCGGGCCGTACAAGGAACTGAAAAAGTACAAACCCCAAGACTGGAACGAAATTGTGGTCGTGGTGAAGGGAGAGGTCGCGTACTGCACGTGCAACGGCGAAGTGCTGGAGGCGAAGTTCAAGCTCCCCGCGACCGGTCCCATCGGTCTGGAAGCGGACCGCGGGCAGATGGAGTACCGTAAGATCCGGCTGAAAGAGCTCGCAAAATGATCGAATCCCGTGGGTGAGTGTGCGCACCGAACCACGACATCGACCGGAACGTCGTCGCTTCTTCCCCAAAGAAGGGGAAGAGGCCCCGCCGCACTACTTCTGCAAAATGGGGAGATAGTTGTTGGGCAACTGGAGCACGATGAGGCTCATCGCGGTGGCGTAGGAGGTGCCGTGGAAGTGGTCGCTCCAGGTGCCGCCGTTGGCCCGGGCGCGGCCCAGGAGCTCGTCGCGGATCGCCGGGAACCAGGTGCGCCAGTAGTCGCCCCCGGCCGACCACATCGCCAGGGCCGCGTAGTACTGGCCGTAGTAGTAGTGCGCCGGGGGCAGCTCGCGCTGGTTGAACTGGCGGTTGGGCGTGAACTGCTGCAGGTACCGCAGCCCGCGCTCGATGGCCGCGTTGTTCGCCTTCTCGTCCTCGGGGATGCTCGCGCTGTACAGCCCGACGACCGCCGCGGCGCTCCGCGCGAACGCCGACGGCCCCGTGCCCTTGAAGTAACTGAACCCGCCGTCGGCCACCTGGCACTCGCGGATGTACTTCGCGCCGCGCCGCACGACGTCCTTGCGCACGAACACGCCCGCGTTCCGGGCCGCGCGCAGGCCCATCATCATCGCGACCGTCACCGACACGTCCGCGAACGGGGCGTTGGGCTCGTACCGCCACCCGCCCTCGGTGTTTTGTGCGCTCACCCCGAACGCGGTCGCCTTCTCGAGCACCGCGCGCACGCGCTTCTGGCGCTGGGCCTCGGGCAGCATCCCGCACACTTCCGCGAGGAACAGGCTCGCGAACCCGTGGCTGTACATCGCGCTGGGCTGATTGCTGATGCGCCCGAACTGGTTGTCGCTCAGAAACCCGGGGTTTGTGCCCGCCACCAGCCCGGTGACGTAGTCGACCACCCTGCTCACGTTCTTCCCGAACTTCCCGCGCCCGGGCTGGTGCCCGGCCCCGAGCAGGGCCAGCCCGCTCAGCCCCGTGATCCCCGCCGTGGCCCCGCCGATGCGGTCCCCGAACGACCCGTCGGCGCCCTGGCTCTGCGCGAGCAGCGCGAGCCCGCGGTCGATGGCCAATTGCGTGTCCGGGGTGATGAACTCGGCGCCCGTGTCCGACCGCGGGGCGGCCGGTTCGTCCGCGCGCGGTCCGCCGCCCGGTTGGGCGAACCCGCCCAGGTGGAGCGCGGCCACGGACCCGCCCACCGCCGTTGCCCGGAAGAAGTCGCGCCGCGACACGGACCGCAGGGGGTTACGCATGAATCGGGAACCTTCGGTGGGCACGCTTCGATTGTATACCGGGTTCGGGCATTACGCCGAACGTGTTGTTTACATTTGCGATGGTGCTGTACCTGGGAGTATTTGTTTTTGTAGGGTGGGTCAAGGCTCTGCGCAGGCCCACCATCTCCCTGCGAACTGAAGCACGACCCGTGGGCCGCCGTTTCCTGATGGACGCCACCCTGAAAAGGCAGACCCGTGGCCATACTGAGAGCTGAAGCACGACTGGTGGGCCTGCGCGAAGCCTTGACCCACCCTACAAAACTACAAAACAAATCACTTCTTCGGGTCGCCGGGCTTCATGCCTTTTTCCGAGAGCGACGAATAGTACAGCCGGAGCAGTTCCGCGTACTTCGGCGTGAAGTCTTCCTTGTAATACTGCGACATCTGCTGGCGGAGCTTGTCCGGCAGGTGCCCCCACACGTCCTTCGCGACGTCCTCCTCGAACGGCAGCGACGGCTTGCCGGTCTTCGCCGTGCCCATCGGGTTCCCGCCGGTCGTACCCGGGGGGCCTTTCGGCTCGGTCCCGCCCTTTTTGGGGTCGTTCTCCGACTTGTTCGGCTCCTTCGCGTTGCCTCCCGGCTCCTTTTTGGAATCGTTCATCGGATCGCCCATGCGCGGCTTGCGCCCCATCGGCTGTGAGTCCCCCATCCCGCCGCCCATTGGGGGCGGATCACCCATATTCATACCGCCCATCGGCATGTCGTTTTTCATGGGCGTGTCGTTCTTCATCGGCATGCCCGTGTTCATCATCGGGTCTTTCTTATCGCTCTTGTCTTTATCCTTGTCCTTCTCTTTGTCTTTATCCTTGTCGGGCTGCGGGGGCGGCGGGTTCTCCTGCTGGTTGATGAGTGCATCGATGTCGGACAGGATCTTGCCCTGGGTCTTGCGCGTGTCGGTGCCCGTATCGGTCTTCGCGAGCTTGTCGCCGACGTCCTTCGAGTTCTCGATGATGCGCTTGACGGTGACGGCCGGGTCTTCGCCCTTCGCGGGCGGTTCCGGGGGCGGGACCGGGTCGCGGGTACCGTCGGGCCGGATCTCGCGGGGCGGCGGGGCGACGGGCACCTCGGCCCCCGCCCGCGCGTTCGCGAGGGAACCCACCGCAGCGAACAGCACGAGAAACGAGACGCGGTTCATGGGTCACCTGCTGTAAGGTCGAGCGTGAGAAAGTACAAACGAGCCGGCACCACGTTACGGGTCGGTCTTCTCTTTCGCCTCTGCGCCCTTTTCCTTTTCGTTCTTGTCCTTTTCCTTCTCGCCCGACGGGAACAGCTTCGCCATCTGCTCGAACAACTCGGCGATCTCGCGCTGGGCCTGTTCCAGTTCCCCGAGTTCTTCCTTCTCGCCGTCCGTTAGTTTATCAGGGTCCGGGTGATCTTTCGCGAACTGGACGGTACGGTCGTTGAGTTCCGCCTGGAGCGCGCGGAGCACCTTCAGTTGTGCGAGCGGCGGAATCACGTCCTGCTCGCCACCCCCATTGGGATTCGCCGGCGGGTTCGGCACCTTGGGCGGGTTCTCGGGCGGGTTGTTCTTCTTGGTGGGCGGTTTCTTGTCGTCGGGCTTGAGCGCGTCGGCAAGTTGTTCCAGGCGCCGCAGCGCGAGTTCCATCGGCCGGATGACCTTGCGGTCGCCGAGCGCTTCGAGGTCCGCGTCGAACGCGGCGGCGAGGTCCGCATCGTCGCACCGCGTCTTGATCTTCTCGCGGGCCGTATCGATGGCTTTCGCGGAATCGGTGAGTAAACGGGCGAAAACCGGGAGCGGCGCGAAGTCGGTTTCCGCGAGCTTGCGGACCTCGATCGCGATGTCCTTTTCGCGCACCGCGTCGATGTCGGAGTAGCTCGTGAGCAGGAGCTTGTCCCACCCCTTTTGCTTCGCGACCTCGCCGTGAATACGGTTCGCCTCTGCCACGGCCGCGCGCTGCTTTTCGAGTAGTGACTTCACCTGGTCCGCGAGCTTGCGGCGCTTCTCGTCGGAGAGCTGCCGGCCGCCCTGCGCCGCGGCGAGGTCGAGCTTGTCGCGCGCGGCATCGAGGCGCTCCACCGCCTCGCGCTGCGAGCGGGTGTTCGGCTGCCCCTGCTCCAGGTCGTCGCGCGCGGCCTCCATCCGGTCGAGGGCGGCGCGGAGGTCCCGGGCCGCGTCCTCGGCCTTGTCCGCGGTCAATTTTTGGAGCATCTCGCGCCCGCGCTCGACGAGCTTGTCCTGCTCTTGGCCGAGGATCTTGAGCGTTTCGGCCCGTTGAACCGGGTCCGCGAGCCGGGCCGCGGTCTCGACGCGCTTTCGGAGGCTGTCCACGTTCCCGGCGAGTGCGTCCAGTTGGTCGGCGGCGCGGCGCTGGATCTTCGGCTTGGCGAGTTCGGGCACCGCGTCCACTTCTTTTTCCGCGAGTGCGTCGGCGAGCGCGTCGAGGCGCCCGCCCGCGGAGCGCAGCGCGGTCTCGGCACCGCTCTGTTTGTTCTTGCGGAGCAGATCGGCCGCGGTGCGCAGTTCATCCGCCAGTCCCTGCCCGCCGGCCGCCTCGAGCCCCTTGCGGAGCGCCTTCGCTTCGGCCTCGGCCTTCTCTGCTGCGGCCTTCAGATCGGCTGCGGTCGCCGCGACCGCGTCCGCCTGTGCGTTCAGTGACGATTTTTCGACCGGGTTGTCGGTCGCGCCCGCCTGGCGCTTGAGGTCGGCCGCTTCCTTTTCTTTGGCCGCGGCCTGGGTACGGAGGTCGTCCGCTTGCTTGTCTTTTTCGGCCGCGAGGTTCGCGGCGCGCCCGATCAGCTCGCGGGCTTGGTCCGCGGACTGGTCGGCCCGGAGTGCAGCGCGGTCGAGTTCGCGCTGCTCGTCGTCGGCGGGGTTCTGCTTGCCCTCCTTGACGCGCTCTTTGAGCTGCTCGTTGCCCACGAGTTGGCGCAAGATCGCGTCCTTCTGCACGCGGGCCTCGCTCCGGATCTCGCCGGCCCCGCCCCAGAGCGCGAGCAGGTCCAGAAGCGCGGTCGCGGTGTCCTCAATGTTCTTCTGGCTCCGCCCGGCTTTGCGCAGGTAGTCCGCCAGCTCCTTTTCCTGGCCGGCTTTGGGGGACTGCCCCGCGAGCCGGAGCGCGTCGGCCAGGTTCTGTTGCGCAGCGCCCAGGTCGCGGTCGGCCGCGCGCCCGAGCTCGGTCGCGACGATCTCCACGCGGTCGGTCGTGTTCGATTTCGGGAGCCCGTTGGCGCGAACCGTTTCGCGGAGCAGGTCCGCTTTCGCGCGGAGCCCCTGCGCGGGGTCGGCGATCTTGCCCGTGACTTGCCGCTGGCCCTGGTCCGCGCCCACGAGCCGGTCGCGGTCGGCCGGGGCGAGTGCCCCGCCCGGGAGGGGCATCACCTCGAGGGTCTTCTGTTTCGCGTCGCGCTGTTGCTCCCGGACGCGGACCAGTTCGGGGCGGATCGCCGCCAGTTCCCTCTGGAGCCACGCATCGATCGCTTCCGGCGCCGCGATGCGAATTT
The Gemmata palustris DNA segment above includes these coding regions:
- a CDS encoding HDOD domain-containing protein, giving the protein MPVLSHPKPTDRAPIPCTRDIVLSDLERVESYPMLSDSAVRAAALASTPDASAAEVAAVIRRDSVLTAAVLRVANTWTYRGRAEVGDVLQAVLRIGLKECATLVCAIGMRNLYKSHPPEVQKRCDVLLRHSLFVAQVAAGLARLTGAEFEGTEFTAGLLHDIGRIVATVKVPETAESADPLDFREDDDTLAHERNVLGIDHCAIGYQFATQNSLPEPVVRVILNHHRPGEEKLHRELVALLSAADALANYVQDKHKVAGFEPARHSAFAILVTGWPSDRKAKFRSAFPGTVVQALRDTRAMLKAFTPSE
- a CDS encoding AMP-binding protein; its protein translation is MPLPSYAHGASPVPLLGETIGANLRRTVEQFGGRDALVVRHQNFRATYRELWELVARAAYGLIARGVKTGDRVGIWAPNRFEWVVLQYATARIGAILVNINPAYKATELEYALNKSGVALLCLARGFRQTDYLAILNQVRDRCPALRAALVIDSEWDALLAGAEATSEERLTEIETKLQFDDPINIQYTSGTTGFPKGATLSHHNILNNAFFTAEGLGYTERDRVCVPVPFYHCFGMVLGNLACTTHGACIVVPAESFDPLAVLETVQAERCTSLYGVPTMFIAELNHPRFGEFNLSSLRTGITAGAPCPIEVMKQIQTRMHMREITNVCGMTETSPASTQTGRDDPLEKRVATVGRPVPHAEIKIIDPATGAVVPRGVPGEQCTRGYMVMLGYWDDPDATARAIDSTGWMHTGDLAVMDDEGYVSIVGRLKDVIIRGGENVYPREVEEFLHTIPGVAEAQVIGIPCPKYGEEVMAWVRLQIGAILTGDDLFLACHGRIATYKIPRHWKFVDTFPMTVTGKVQKFRMRELATAELRGASA
- a CDS encoding SMP-30/gluconolactonase/LRE family protein codes for the protein MTPIVFSALVALATAAPPPTEKIDHWVPATAHAIPKETAPEGEGYFSIIEGHNGKLYIGTHANGVNAWLVEFDPKTKQMKVVVDCHKVIGKDLKGFGSQAKIHTRNNVGASGKIYFGTKQGYPDKSETREDYPGGYPMVYDPKTGETKVYDIPVKHHGINSITPDESRGVAYISTCSDGRPGPGESSIFLVLDLKTGKYRELIDTKHIYGFIVLDHLGRAYHPLLGGEIARYDPKTDKLDKLKQTIDGKEPKLDPNLVEQPRGHPINWDTSPDGKTLYCVPMSSNHLYAYDLTAAGDTLPGRDLGPLVPGAKGTDCRAMCVGPKGDVWVSVTRSSAWGINLHHAVSYAPGTGAPKDHGPVAIKNPDYTAFVGKDGKPLPYHAGTFKTPEGVTTSRYVTLGVCQTKAGGVYVLMLSPYTVLELAPKAVPTANTSESKDELFVAKPLTEKNSFTPGIEGPACDAAGNLYVVNLKKNGDIARVTPDGKTEVFVELPNKSVGNGIVFDKNEFMFVADYTGHNVLKIDPKTKKIEVFAHEPTMNQPNDLAIAPDGTLYASDPNWGKSTGQLWKISTNGKITKVASDMGTTNGIEVSPDGKLLYVNESAQQNVWSFPIKTDGSLGEKTLLKKFDDHGFDGMRCDTAGNLYITRYGAGTVVKLSPEGKILKEIAVLGKQPSNICFGGPDGRTAYVTEVEFNRVVQFRVDTPGLAWERAQKLEPGTVELFNGKDLTGWGYKSGDKFESFDGKIEASDKRYTAKDGVLTVNPGKGLQQLWTGAKFPKDFELRLEFRAAVNADSGLFVRGPQLQVRDYFVAGPYKELKKYKPQDWNEIVVVVKGEVAYCTCNGEVLEAKFKLPATGPIGLEADRGQMEYRKIRLKELAK
- a CDS encoding prenyltransferase — encoded protein: MRNPLRSVSRRDFFRATAVGGSVAALHLGGFAQPGGGPRADEPAAPRSDTGAEFITPDTQLAIDRGLALLAQSQGADGSFGDRIGGATAGITGLSGLALLGAGHQPGRGKFGKNVSRVVDYVTGLVAGTNPGFLSDNQFGRISNQPSAMYSHGFASLFLAEVCGMLPEAQRQKRVRAVLEKATAFGVSAQNTEGGWRYEPNAPFADVSVTVAMMMGLRAARNAGVFVRKDVVRRGAKYIRECQVADGGFSYFKGTGPSAFARSAAAVVGLYSASIPEDEKANNAAIERGLRYLQQFTPNRQFNQRELPPAHYYYGQYYAALAMWSAGGDYWRTWFPAIRDELLGRARANGGTWSDHFHGTSYATAMSLIVLQLPNNYLPILQK